Proteins encoded by one window of Perca fluviatilis chromosome 13, GENO_Pfluv_1.0, whole genome shotgun sequence:
- the LOC120571188 gene encoding sodium-driven chloride bicarbonate exchanger-like isoform X3, translating to MDEPSEQMRPLLRTGLDEEALVDHGKTSFTTHTNYESEDLESHRAVYVGVHVPLGRESKRRHRHRGHKHHRKKKERDSEEGKEDGRDSPTYDTPSQRVQFILGTEDDDLEHVSHDLFTELDELSFRDGNASEWKETARWLKFEEDVEDGGERWSKPYVATLSLHSLFELRSCILNGTVMLDMRANSIEEIAGMLIDSMVASGQLKEDLREKVREAMLKKHHHQNERKLSNRIPLVRSIADIGKKHSDPLLLERNGEGLSSSRLSLYKPGSASSVSNLSQRRESRVSILFNHLLPSSSSNTGQAPGPQLLTTPQNTPAAFRHSSQTLGADLGPRGIPEVVVSPPEDDDPPNSAEEEGASPELSRRASSASQGFELLPLEGSTVSPNSVPNNLDGSKAVERRPSKVGVSRESSSVDFSKVDMNFMKKIPPGAEASNVLVGEVDFLEKPITAFVRLSPAVLITGLTEVPVPTRFLFLLLGPRGKGPQYHEIGRSMATLMTDEIFHDVAYKAKDRTDLLSGIDEFLDQVTVLPPGEWDPTIRIEPPKNVPSQMKRKRPSQPNGTASPAGELEKDEDHHAGPELQRTGRIFGGLVLDIKRKLPFYWSDIRDSLSLQCLASVLFLYCACMSPVITFGGLLGEATKGNISAIESLFGASLTGVAYSLFAGQPLTILGSTGPVLVFEKILFRFCTDYGLSYLSLRTSIGLWTAFLCLVLVATDASSLVCYITRFTEEAFASLICIIFIYEALEKLFHLGEHYPVNTHNNLDNLTLYSCQCSPPVNASDQLMQEWNRTGYSPDSIQWSNLNVSMCKTLRGEFVGTACGHHGPYIPDVLFWSIILFFTTFFLSSFFKQFKTERYFPTRVRSTISDFAVFITIMIMVLVDYLMGIPSPKLNVPDRFEPTSKNRGWLMDPLGENPWWTLLVAALPALLCTILIFMDQQITAVIINRKEHKLQKGCGYHLDLLIVAVMLGVCSIMGLPWFVAATVLSISHVNSLKVESGCSAPGEQPKFLGIREQRVTGFMIFVLMGCSVFMTSALKFIPMPVLYGVFLYMGVSSLKGIQFFDRIKLFGMPSKHQPDLIYLRYVPLWKVHIFTLVQLTCLVLLWVIKASSAAVVFPMMVLALVFIRKLLDFFFTKRELSWLDDLIPESKKKKEDDKKKKEREKLEEETRLHEEEALALKDSFDGLDRLKIPVKALSGSSDSDPLVVNISDETDKTAAWTAVNSSAESCVPPVKRSESQEKVACVRVDVSPETPGGGSTTESFL from the exons GGTCTAGATGAGGAGGCACTAGTTGACCATGGGAAGACCAGCTTCACCACTCACACAAACTATGAATCGGAAGATTTGGAAA GCCACAGAGCAGTGTACGTAGGCGTCCATGTTCCTCTTGGAAGGGAGAGCAAACGGAGGCATCGCCACCGAGGACACAAACACCAccgaaagaagaaagagagagactctgAGGAGGGGAAGGAAGATGGCAGGGATTCCCCCACTTATG ACACACCATCCCAGCGGGTCCAGTTTATTTTAGGTACAGAGGACGATGACCTCGAGCACGTCTCCCATGACCTCTTCACCGAGCTGGACGAGCTCTCCTTCAGAGACGGCAATGCCAGTGAATGGAAGGAGACTGCCAG ATGGTTGAAGTTTGAAGAGGATGTGGAAGACGGTGGGGAGAGGTGGAGTAAGCCCTATGTGGCTACATTGTCACTACACAGCTTATTTGAACTGCGCAGCTGCATACTCAACGGCACAGTCATGCTTGATATGAGGGCCAACAGCATCGAGGAAATTGCAG GCATGCTGATAGACAGCATGGTGGCATCAGGCCAGCTGAAGGAGGATTTGCGTGAAAAGGTGCGGGAAGCCATGCTGAAGAAACACCACCACCAGAATGAGAGAAAACTCAGCAATCGCATCCCTCTGGTGCGCTCGATTGCTGACATAGGCAAGAAACATTCAGACCCACTCTTACTTGAACGAAACG GAGAGGGCCTGTCCTCTtcacgtctctctctctacaaGCCAGGGTCCGCCTCCTCTGTCTCCAACCTCTCCCAGAGACGAGAGTCCAGAGTCTCCATCCTGTTCAACCATCTCctgccctcctcttcctccaacaCTGGGCAAGCCCCAGGCCCCCAACTCCTCACCACCCCTCAAAATACCCCCGCTGCCTTCCGGCACTCCTCCCAAACCCTTGGTGCAGACCTCGGCCCTCGAGGCATCCCTGAAGTGGTGGTATCCCCTCCTGAGGATGACGACCCACCAAACTCTGCAGAAGAAGAGGGAGCATCACCTGAGCTCAGCCGGCGAGCATCCTCGGCATCCCAGGGCTTCGAGCTGCTGCCCTTAGAAG GTTCAACGGTGTCTCCGAACTCTGTCCCAAACAACCTGGATGGCAGCAAAGCAGTGGAGAGGAGACCATCCAAAGTAGGGGTCAGTAGAGAAAGCAGCAGTGTCGACTTCAGCAAG GTGGACATGAATTTCATGAAAAAGATTCCTCCAGGTGCTGAAGCTTCCAACGTACTGGTGGGAGAAGTGGACTTCCTGGAGAAGCCCATAACTGCCTTTGTACGACTGTCCCCTGCAGTCCTTATCACAGGCCTCACAGAGGTGCCTGTGCCCACGAG GTTTCTTTTCCTGCTTTTGGGTCCTCGTGGCAAAGGGCCCCAGTACCATGAGATTGGCAGATCCATGGCCACATTAATGACAGATGAG ATTTTCCATGATGTGGCATACAAGGCCAAAGACAGAACAGATCTCCTCTCGGGAATAGACGAGTTCCTTGATCAAGTGACTGTTCTGCCTCCTGGAGAATGGGACCCCACAATCCGGATTGAGCCCCCCAAGAATGTCCCATCTCAG ATGAAGAGGAAGAGACCGTCCCAACCCAACGGCACTGCATCTCCAGCTGGAGAGCTGGAAAAAGATGAGGACCACCACGCAGGGCCTGAGCTGCAGAGGACCGGGAG GATATTTGGAGGTCTGGTCCTGGACATCAAGCGGAAGTTGCCGTTTTACTGGAGTGACATCAGAGACTCCCTCAGTCTGCAGTGTCTAGCCTCCGTCTTGTTTCTCTACTGTGCCTGCATGTCCCCTGTCATCACATTTGGAGGTCTGCTTGGGGAGGCAACAAAAGGCAACATA AGTGCCATAGAGTCTCTGTTTGGGGCCTCACTGACAGGAGTGGCATACTCCCTCTTTGCAGGCCAGCCCCTCACTATTCTTGGCAGCACGGGCCCTGTTTTAGTGTTTGAGAAGATCCTCTTCAGGTTCTGCAC TGACTATGGCCTGTCCTACCTGTCGCTGCGGACCAGCATTGGTCTGTGGACAGCCTTCCTGTGTCTGGTCCTGGTGGCCACAGATGCTAGCTCCTTGGTCTGCTACATAACCCGATTCACAGAGGAGGCCTTCGCTTCGCTTATCTGCATCATCTTCATCTACGAGGCTCTAGAGAAGCTCTTTCACCTTGGAGAACACTACCCTGTCAACACGCACAACAACTTGGACAATCTTACCCTGTATTC GTGTCAGTGCTCTCCACCAGTCAATGCCTCAGATCAGCTCATGCAGGAGTGGAACCGGACAGGATACAGCCCAGACTCTATCCAATGGAGCAACCTCAATGTTTCG ATGTGTAAAACACTCCGTGGGGAGTTTGTGGGTACTGCCTGCGGTCATCATGGGCCCTACATCCCAGATGTTCTCTTCTGGTCCATCATCCTCTTCTTCACCACCTTCTTtctgtcttccttttttaagcaGTTCAAGACCGAGAGATATTTTCCCACCAGG GTGCGGTCCACTATCAGCGACTTTGCTGTGTTTATAACCATCATGATCATGGTGTTGGTGGACTATCTAATGGGGATCCCCTCGCCTAAACTTAATGTCCCTGACCGCTTTGAG CCAACTTCAAAGAACAGAGGCTGGCTGATGGACCCGTTAGGAGAAAATCCCTGGTGGACACTGCTGGTGGCAGCACTTCCTGCCCTGCTCTGCACCATCCTCATCTTTATGGACCAGCAGATCACTGCAGTCATCATCAACCGCAAGGAGCACAAGCTCCAG AAAGGCTGTGGCTATCACCTGGATTTGCTGATAGTGGCAGTAATGCTGGGCGTGTGCTCCATTATGGGCCTGCCATGGTTTGTGGCTGCTACCGTCCTCTCCATCTCCCACGTTAACAGCCTGAAGGTGGAGTCTGGCTGCTCCGCTCCAGGAGAGCAACCCAAGTTTTTGGGCATCAGGGAGCAGCGGGTCACTGGATTCATGATCTTTGTCCTCATGGGTTGTTCTGTTTTCATGACATCGGCGCTCAAG TTCATTCCTATGCCAGTCCTATATGGAGTCTTTCTCTACATGGGTGTCTCTTCCCTCAAAGGCATTCAA TTCTTTGACAGAATCAAGCTGTTCGGCATGCCTTCCAAGCACCAGCCTGATCTGATCTATCTGCGCTATGTGCCGCTGTGGAAGGTCCATATCTTCACCCTGGTGCAGCTCACCTGTTTGGTGCTGCTCTGGGTCATCAAGGCCTCTTCAGCAGCTGTTGTATTCCCCATGATG GTTCTGGCGCTGGTCTTTATTCGAAAGCTACTAGACTTTTTCTTCACAAAGAGAGAGCTGAGCTGGCTAGATGACTTGATACCAGAAagcaagaagaagaaagaggacgacaagaagaagaaagaacgAGAAAAGCTG GAAGAAGAGACCAGACTGCACGAAGAGGAGGCGTTGGCACTGAAGGACAGCTTTGACGGCTTGGACCGGCTCAAAATCCCGGTGAAAGCACTTTCAGGGAG TTCTGATTCTGACCCCTTGGTTGTAAATATCTCTGATGAAACGGACAAAACCGCAGCGTGGACAGCCGTGAACTCGAGTGCAGAGTCATGTGTCCCACCTGTCAAGCGTAGTGAAAG CCAGGAGAAGGTGGCCTGCGTTAGAGTCGACGTCAGCCCAGAAACACCAGGAGGGGGTTCTACTACCGAGTCCTTCCTGTGA
- the LOC120571188 gene encoding sodium bicarbonate cotransporter 3-like isoform X7, protein MDEPSEQMRPLLRTGLDEEALVDHGKTSFTTHTNYESEDLESHRAVYVGVHVPLGRESKRRHRHRGHKHHRKKKERDSEEGKEDGRDSPTYDTPSQRVQFILGTEDDDLEHVSHDLFTELDELSFRDGNASEWKETARWLKFEEDVEDGGERWSKPYVATLSLHSLFELRSCILNGTVMLDMRANSIEEIAGMLIDSMVASGQLKEDLREKVREAMLKKHHHQNERKLSNRIPLVRSIADIGKKHSDPLLLERNGEGLSSSRLSLYKPGSASSVSNLSQRRESRVSILFNHLLPSSSSNTGQAPGPQLLTTPQNTPAAFRHSSQTLGADLGPRGIPEVVVSPPEDDDPPNSAEEEGASPELSRRASSASQGFELLPLEGSTVSPNSVPNNLDGSKAVERRPSKVGVSRESSSVDFSKVDMNFMKKIPPGAEASNVLVGEVDFLEKPITAFVRLSPAVLITGLTEVPVPTRFLFLLLGPRGKGPQYHEIGRSMATLMTDEIFHDVAYKAKDRTDLLSGIDEFLDQVTVLPPGEWDPTIRIEPPKNVPSQMKRKRPSQPNGTASPAGELEKDEDHHAGPELQRTGRIFGGLVLDIKRKLPFYWSDIRDSLSLQCLASVLFLYCACMSPVITFGGLLGEATKGNISAIESLFGASLTGVAYSLFAGQPLTILGSTGPVLVFEKILFRFCTDYGLSYLSLRTSIGLWTAFLCLVLVATDASSLVCYITRFTEEAFASLICIIFIYEALEKLFHLGEHYPVNTHNNLDNLTLYSCQCSPPVNASDQLMQEWNRTGYSPDSIQWSNLNVSMCKTLRGEFVGTACGHHGPYIPDVLFWSIILFFTTFFLSSFFKQFKTERYFPTRVRSTISDFAVFITIMIMVLVDYLMGIPSPKLNVPDRFEPTSKNRGWLMDPLGENPWWTLLVAALPALLCTILIFMDQQITAVIINRKEHKLQKGCGYHLDLLIVAVMLGVCSIMGLPWFVAATVLSISHVNSLKVESGCSAPGEQPKFLGIREQRVTGFMIFVLMGCSVFMTSALKFIPMPVLYGVFLYMGVSSLKGIQFFDRIKLFGMPSKHQPDLIYLRYVPLWKVHIFTLVQLTCLVLLWVIKASSAAVVFPMMVLALVFIRKLLDFFFTKRELSWLDDLIPESKKKKEDDKKKKEREKLASNAVFNQEEETRLHEEEALALKDSFDGLDRLKIPVKALSGSQEKVACVRVDVSPETPGGGSTTESFL, encoded by the exons GGTCTAGATGAGGAGGCACTAGTTGACCATGGGAAGACCAGCTTCACCACTCACACAAACTATGAATCGGAAGATTTGGAAA GCCACAGAGCAGTGTACGTAGGCGTCCATGTTCCTCTTGGAAGGGAGAGCAAACGGAGGCATCGCCACCGAGGACACAAACACCAccgaaagaagaaagagagagactctgAGGAGGGGAAGGAAGATGGCAGGGATTCCCCCACTTATG ACACACCATCCCAGCGGGTCCAGTTTATTTTAGGTACAGAGGACGATGACCTCGAGCACGTCTCCCATGACCTCTTCACCGAGCTGGACGAGCTCTCCTTCAGAGACGGCAATGCCAGTGAATGGAAGGAGACTGCCAG ATGGTTGAAGTTTGAAGAGGATGTGGAAGACGGTGGGGAGAGGTGGAGTAAGCCCTATGTGGCTACATTGTCACTACACAGCTTATTTGAACTGCGCAGCTGCATACTCAACGGCACAGTCATGCTTGATATGAGGGCCAACAGCATCGAGGAAATTGCAG GCATGCTGATAGACAGCATGGTGGCATCAGGCCAGCTGAAGGAGGATTTGCGTGAAAAGGTGCGGGAAGCCATGCTGAAGAAACACCACCACCAGAATGAGAGAAAACTCAGCAATCGCATCCCTCTGGTGCGCTCGATTGCTGACATAGGCAAGAAACATTCAGACCCACTCTTACTTGAACGAAACG GAGAGGGCCTGTCCTCTtcacgtctctctctctacaaGCCAGGGTCCGCCTCCTCTGTCTCCAACCTCTCCCAGAGACGAGAGTCCAGAGTCTCCATCCTGTTCAACCATCTCctgccctcctcttcctccaacaCTGGGCAAGCCCCAGGCCCCCAACTCCTCACCACCCCTCAAAATACCCCCGCTGCCTTCCGGCACTCCTCCCAAACCCTTGGTGCAGACCTCGGCCCTCGAGGCATCCCTGAAGTGGTGGTATCCCCTCCTGAGGATGACGACCCACCAAACTCTGCAGAAGAAGAGGGAGCATCACCTGAGCTCAGCCGGCGAGCATCCTCGGCATCCCAGGGCTTCGAGCTGCTGCCCTTAGAAG GTTCAACGGTGTCTCCGAACTCTGTCCCAAACAACCTGGATGGCAGCAAAGCAGTGGAGAGGAGACCATCCAAAGTAGGGGTCAGTAGAGAAAGCAGCAGTGTCGACTTCAGCAAG GTGGACATGAATTTCATGAAAAAGATTCCTCCAGGTGCTGAAGCTTCCAACGTACTGGTGGGAGAAGTGGACTTCCTGGAGAAGCCCATAACTGCCTTTGTACGACTGTCCCCTGCAGTCCTTATCACAGGCCTCACAGAGGTGCCTGTGCCCACGAG GTTTCTTTTCCTGCTTTTGGGTCCTCGTGGCAAAGGGCCCCAGTACCATGAGATTGGCAGATCCATGGCCACATTAATGACAGATGAG ATTTTCCATGATGTGGCATACAAGGCCAAAGACAGAACAGATCTCCTCTCGGGAATAGACGAGTTCCTTGATCAAGTGACTGTTCTGCCTCCTGGAGAATGGGACCCCACAATCCGGATTGAGCCCCCCAAGAATGTCCCATCTCAG ATGAAGAGGAAGAGACCGTCCCAACCCAACGGCACTGCATCTCCAGCTGGAGAGCTGGAAAAAGATGAGGACCACCACGCAGGGCCTGAGCTGCAGAGGACCGGGAG GATATTTGGAGGTCTGGTCCTGGACATCAAGCGGAAGTTGCCGTTTTACTGGAGTGACATCAGAGACTCCCTCAGTCTGCAGTGTCTAGCCTCCGTCTTGTTTCTCTACTGTGCCTGCATGTCCCCTGTCATCACATTTGGAGGTCTGCTTGGGGAGGCAACAAAAGGCAACATA AGTGCCATAGAGTCTCTGTTTGGGGCCTCACTGACAGGAGTGGCATACTCCCTCTTTGCAGGCCAGCCCCTCACTATTCTTGGCAGCACGGGCCCTGTTTTAGTGTTTGAGAAGATCCTCTTCAGGTTCTGCAC TGACTATGGCCTGTCCTACCTGTCGCTGCGGACCAGCATTGGTCTGTGGACAGCCTTCCTGTGTCTGGTCCTGGTGGCCACAGATGCTAGCTCCTTGGTCTGCTACATAACCCGATTCACAGAGGAGGCCTTCGCTTCGCTTATCTGCATCATCTTCATCTACGAGGCTCTAGAGAAGCTCTTTCACCTTGGAGAACACTACCCTGTCAACACGCACAACAACTTGGACAATCTTACCCTGTATTC GTGTCAGTGCTCTCCACCAGTCAATGCCTCAGATCAGCTCATGCAGGAGTGGAACCGGACAGGATACAGCCCAGACTCTATCCAATGGAGCAACCTCAATGTTTCG ATGTGTAAAACACTCCGTGGGGAGTTTGTGGGTACTGCCTGCGGTCATCATGGGCCCTACATCCCAGATGTTCTCTTCTGGTCCATCATCCTCTTCTTCACCACCTTCTTtctgtcttccttttttaagcaGTTCAAGACCGAGAGATATTTTCCCACCAGG GTGCGGTCCACTATCAGCGACTTTGCTGTGTTTATAACCATCATGATCATGGTGTTGGTGGACTATCTAATGGGGATCCCCTCGCCTAAACTTAATGTCCCTGACCGCTTTGAG CCAACTTCAAAGAACAGAGGCTGGCTGATGGACCCGTTAGGAGAAAATCCCTGGTGGACACTGCTGGTGGCAGCACTTCCTGCCCTGCTCTGCACCATCCTCATCTTTATGGACCAGCAGATCACTGCAGTCATCATCAACCGCAAGGAGCACAAGCTCCAG AAAGGCTGTGGCTATCACCTGGATTTGCTGATAGTGGCAGTAATGCTGGGCGTGTGCTCCATTATGGGCCTGCCATGGTTTGTGGCTGCTACCGTCCTCTCCATCTCCCACGTTAACAGCCTGAAGGTGGAGTCTGGCTGCTCCGCTCCAGGAGAGCAACCCAAGTTTTTGGGCATCAGGGAGCAGCGGGTCACTGGATTCATGATCTTTGTCCTCATGGGTTGTTCTGTTTTCATGACATCGGCGCTCAAG TTCATTCCTATGCCAGTCCTATATGGAGTCTTTCTCTACATGGGTGTCTCTTCCCTCAAAGGCATTCAA TTCTTTGACAGAATCAAGCTGTTCGGCATGCCTTCCAAGCACCAGCCTGATCTGATCTATCTGCGCTATGTGCCGCTGTGGAAGGTCCATATCTTCACCCTGGTGCAGCTCACCTGTTTGGTGCTGCTCTGGGTCATCAAGGCCTCTTCAGCAGCTGTTGTATTCCCCATGATG GTTCTGGCGCTGGTCTTTATTCGAAAGCTACTAGACTTTTTCTTCACAAAGAGAGAGCTGAGCTGGCTAGATGACTTGATACCAGAAagcaagaagaagaaagaggacgacaagaagaagaaagaacgAGAAAAGCTG GCCTCCAATGCTGTTTTCAATCAGGAAGAAGAGACCAGACTGCACGAAGAGGAGGCGTTGGCACTGAAGGACAGCTTTGACGGCTTGGACCGGCTCAAAATCCCGGTGAAAGCACTTTCAGGGAG CCAGGAGAAGGTGGCCTGCGTTAGAGTCGACGTCAGCCCAGAAACACCAGGAGGGGGTTCTACTACCGAGTCCTTCCTGTGA